Genomic window (Oryza sativa Japonica Group chromosome 3, ASM3414082v1):
TTGCTCTTGGCACTATTCCCTACCCCTTTCCTTATTTCATTGTGATATGAAGAAAATATAAGACAATGAGCGAAATGATAGTGATACTGTTCTTTTTGGTTAAGATGTAGTTTCTATCTCGGTTTTCATCGGTACTTATTTCAAAACCGCTAAAACGGTGTGTTTTgtatgaaaactttctatatagaaactGCTCTAAACtatcaaataaatccatttgtaataattaaattttagtaatTCATAGGGCGTTAATGCTTTTCTTGTTGTACGAATCATCAGCTTCGAACAGAACCCACGAGCGTCGATTTTCAATCTGACGCCGCTTGTAGATGCATTGACTGTCCTGCAGTACTGCCTGGCGAGCCCAACCCCCACGGCCGTGCCAAGTCGTCGCATCGCACCAGGCGATCTCGTCGTCCCTTTCCTTGTCGCAAACCGCGCTGGCCCCTCTGCAAACTCGTCTCGTACCGTACCCCAAAAAAGCCCAAATCCCTCACTCCACCCGCGTGATCTCGCAGGGGCAATCCGGTAAAACTCCtccctgcctcctcctcctctcctccgcctcaACGCAACGCGCGTGCtgctgcgccgcgccgcgcctcgcctcgcctcgcctgtgtgtctctctctcccccacagTGCGCAGCACAGCACAGGTTGTGTGACGCAGGGAAAGGAAAGCGGGGGACgaggagaggggaaaaaaaaggaaggaaggagTTACTACTCCCCGCACCAAAAACCAggcgccagcagcagcagcaaccagcAAGCGGAGAGGAGATGGAGACTACTACTCCTCCTACTTGcaccgcagccgcagccgcagcccaccaccaccgtccgcgcgcgcggctgcctCCGCAACGCAACGAGGAGAAGAGTCGAGGAGCCCAACCACCACCCGAGACTTGACCCCCACCCGCGACTCTCATTCGATCACGCGGCGCCCACCCACGCTTTTACCCCTTCCTGgtttcctctcccctcctcccccttcccctccccgcgcgatctccccaaaccctagaaacccccctcctccgccgcggcggcgccggcggcggggtgtGACGCCGCGGTGGGGGGAcggggatggaggcggcggcggcggcggccgccgtgccGGAGGAGCTGCGGTGCAAGCGCTCCGACGGCAAGCAGTGGCGATGCAGCGCGCCCTCCATGCCCGACAAGACCGTCTGCGAGAAGCACTACGTCCAGGCCAAGaagcgcgccgcctcctccgcgctcCGGGCCTCCCTCCGCaggtcctccgcctccgcctccgccgcgcgggGCACGACCCCGCCTGCGCGGATGGCGGTCGCGAGGCCCATCTACGGCAGGGTCGCGGGGGAGCCGGTGTACGTGGCGGagccggcgctgccgccgccgccgccgccgccacggaggAGGCAGCCGGTCCACGGGCTGCCCATGGGCAATGCTGCCGGCGCGCGCACCGCGGCGGTGAGTTGGGTTCCGGGACGCGTTCTAGTTTTGGGTAAATCCACGGTGTGCTTGGTGCTGATTGATTCGTCGTGCCTTGTGATGGTAGGAGCTGGTCGGGAGGGGCTCGGCGGGGCTGGTTGCCTGCagctcggcggcgggggcggcagcggccgcaACCTGCCATCAGTGCCGGAGGGTCGCTAATACCATTTGTTGTACAAGCTGCGACAGAAGGGGGTACTGCACCAACTGCATCTCGAGATGGTATGCTCCGGTATATGTTGTGCTgttatagagtaaattttagTTCCCCATAAGGATGATTTCCGAGTAGATTCAGAACAGGCTTGAGGACTGACCATTTGTAACTATTATTAGAGAATTTTATTTTCAGCACTCAGTTTTTGTGTTCTAAAAGTCCCTGCTAGGTGCAGGGTAGCCACCGCGATTAAGCATTAGATGGTGGATTATGCAGCTAACCTGCCTTGGGGGCTATTCTGCTGCTACTTTAGTGTTATATCGTGTATTTTTATGTAATATGCTTGCTAATTGCTTGGAATTCTCTGGTCGAGTTTGCCCTAGGCAGAGCCCTTGCCGACCTATTAGAATCTAGCATCTTCTTCAACTATGTGTGCAGCTTATGATTAGTATATGATCACACTGAAAGAATTATTCCTCAGAAGTTGTTGCTAGACAATTAATGTTTGTGATCACACTGCGGTTAGTAATGGTAATTCCCAAACTATCATCTTATTGTTCACATAGAAAACCCTTGTGtatacaatgttttttttttttaaaaaaaaaactgttttaGGGCATTCTATTCCAATATGCAGCCAAAGCACATGGATATTTTACTAGTTACCTTATTAATTTCAGAAGTACAATCTTCGCCTTGTCTTTTAAAGGCTAATTTTTCCCCATCGGCTCACTCAAAATCACCAAATGCAAAGGCAATGGCTATCCGGACACCACAGACCTATCAtatgaagtactccctccagtcaCAGAAAAACTGTCCTCGTTGGAAGTGTGAAGCCAAACTATTGAAAATTGACCAGGACATCCTTGTGATTATTTGGCCAGATTTCATATATCTAGCCATCTGGATACTTTTGGATCATTACATGCATTATGTTGTCCTACACTTTTTTAATGTTACCATGAACTGTAGGTACTCTGATATCCCAATTGATGATGTTCGAAAGGTTTGTCCAGCATGTCGTGGCATTTGTAACTGCAGAGTTTGCTTACTAGGAGATAATGTAATAAAGGTATTTAACCTTTACCAAGAGTTTTTCCCTTCTCCGTtgccatatttatttattatttttatgctGACTGatttttcttaaatttattattttcacTCTTAAATCACAAGGCAAGGGTTCAGGAGATATCTGCTGTAGATAAGTTGGAATATCTTCATAGCATTCTGGCATCTGTCCTTCCAGTATTAAAGCAGATTTATTCTGATCAATGTTTCGAAATTGGTGTTGATACAAAAGCTTATGGTATTCCAGTTCCCCTCTTAACATTCTTTTCTGTTATTTTCATCCGAATAATCTCATATTTCTAACACTAGCGCACCATATTCTTTGTGTAGGACTTAGGACAGATATAATCAGGGCGAAGGTCAATCCTGATGAGCAAATGTGCTGGTACTGTCTGTTGCTTATTTTTCACAAGAAGATTCTTATTTCTATGCTTTGGCTTGTAGTGATACCTCAAATTATCCTCGCAGTGACTTCTGCAAAGTGCCAGTATTTGATTATCACCGACACTGCCCAAGGTGTTTGTATGACTTATGTCTTGACTGTTGTCGAGACATAAGGCGATCTAGGACCAGTGTTGCAAGAGGAGAATATGCTGAAGGTCGTGTGGTAGATAGAAGTAAAGATACTTCGAATAAAAGAGCAAGAATGGAACCATCTGCAGAAAGTGCAAATGATAAGTCAGTCCCACAACGAAGGGACATAAAAAATATTGACATTAGATCTTTATTCCCTACATGGAGAGTCAATAATGATGGAAGCATTACTTGTGGGCCTCATGAGGCTGGTGGTTGTGGCTCCTCGAAGTTAGTGTTAAGGCGAATATTCAAAATAAACTGGATTAGTAAGCTTGTAAAAAATTCTGAGGAAATGGTCAATGGTTGTAAAGTACATGTTCTTGAGAATGGATGCTCATCCTGCAATGATGGCAGAACATTAGAGTTAACTGGTCATCGTAACTTTGGTGTCTCAACATGTTCAAATAATGGTGGTATTGATCGGTTCTGTGTGTTCTCTCCTGTATTAGAGGACTTGAAATCTGAAGGTATTATTCATTTTCGTAAACACTGGATAAAAGGAGAACCTGTAGTTATCAGGAATGCGTTTGAGCCTTCTCTGTCATCAAGCTGGGACCCACTAAATATTTGGCGAGGAATCCAGGAAATCATGGATGAAGAAGTGGATGACGATGTCATTGTCAAAGCTGTGGATTGCTCAAACCAAGCAGAGGTTAGCAGGAAATTTTAGTTGCTAATTTGTCTTTCTGAACAAAAGTTACTCTTTTTAGATAGAGGAATAGATTTATCTCGCCTTCTGCATAAGGCACGCGAACAAAAAAGTTGCTTCCTATTTGAATTCACTGTGCCTCCTGTTTGCACTATATAGATTCCCAAGTGCTATGACTTCTATTCTGGGATGTTGCCATGCTATTAACTTTTAGTGCTACTGCTAGTCTATTTGAatatgaattcatgatcatagCACGTATTACTCATCTGGCAAATATGTAACATAGAAGTGATGGATTGGATAACTTTTTCTAGCTACCAAGTCTTAGTACTATGATCATCTGAACAATATATCCTGTGTTCTATTTCTTTTCAGGTGGATATTGAGCTGAAACAGTTTATCAAAGGTTATTCAGATGGTCACAAGGGGGAAGATGGGGAATTGATGATGCTGAAATTGAAAGAGTGGCCCCCACCCAGTGTATTGGAGGAGTTTCTGCTATGCCAAAGACCAGAATTTATTGTCAATTTTCCATTAGTTGATTTTATACATTCCAGGTGGGGGCTCCTAAATCTTTCTGCTAAATTGCCCCCAGACACCCTACAACCTGAAGTTGGCTTGAAGCTGTTAATTGCATATGGAAGACATCAAGAAGCTGGTAAAGGTGATTCAGTGACAAATCTAATGATTAACATGGCTGATGTGGTAAGTAGGGCTTTCTAGATTCACTTCGAGTTTCTTGTGATTTTGTTGCAAAGGGAGGAGGCAAGAACATGCGATTTTCTTTTAGATCCTGTTCGAAGATTCGTGCTGTCAAGCACCAGAGTAAAGGTAAAGGGTGGGGAGGGGAAAGAGAAGGTTggggaggggaaagagagggtgCTCCGAGGTTATGGTAGGAAGCCAGGCTGGCGTGTGGCACTGCCCTGTGTGCCGGTTGGGTGAGAGCAGTGGGTTGGGTCGAGGTTGGGGGAAACGAAGAACACAAGCGTGAATAGATTGGGGCAGTTAAAGGGCATCAGGGGATGCCCGGATGGGCAGGAAGTGGATTAGGGAGTTGTCTGATCTGTTGGATATTTATCCAATGGTCAGAAAGGAGAATGCTtgagggagaaaaaaaacatttgaattCTAAACAGATAAGTGCATGAAATAAAAGTCATCTGATACATGTGCTATTTATTCCTCTTGTAGGTGCATATGCTAATGCATACAGCCAAAGGGCATGACGTATGTCCAAAGAGGCTACAACCTGAGCGATCTGAAAAGATTGCCAATGGAATGACAATGCATGTAAATGCTCATGCACCTGTTCAAAATTTGAATGTGGATATGGGGGAACAATCACCTGACCATGTAAGCTCAAAGTTTGATGAAAGAGCGCATGCGTCTGCCTTGCGATTACAAGAGAAGTCTTCAGATGCCAAACTTAATTGTGGTTTCGAAGGCTCTTCAACTGAGTTATCTTGCTCGTCACATTCAGAGGAACCAAAAGTTAATGGTTCAGAAAGAAGTCAGGCTGGTTCTGTTTGGGATGTGTTCCGCAGGCAGGATATTTCAAAGCTGAATGAATATTTAACTGCTAACTGGGAAGAACTGGCAGCTAGTAGTCAGGTAGCGCTCTCTGTAATGACATCACAATTCTTTATGACGGATATTGTTGACATATCCTTGAGAAAGCTATTTCATGATTATCTGTTTTTGTTGCAGGTTAAGAATCCTATTTATGAACAATCTATATATCTCAACAAGTATCATAAAAGGATACTGAAGGATCAATATGGTAAGCACAAAGTACGGCATGGATGATTGTCGCTTCTAAATTGGCAGATGATTTAGCTGTGAACTTATCATTACTGATATGCCATAGCATCTCATTTCATGTAGTTACTTCACTCACTCCTCAGACTTTGTGTCCATATTCCAAAGAAAACATTTCATTGCAATACCAAAGCAAATAGACAATAGCTGTCTAAATTTCCAGTAACCAATAAGACTCCATTGGTTCTTTGCTTGAAGGGCAACCAAGTGCTGCAGTCTGCTTTGCTAGGATCTGCTTGCTGCCTGATCTCTGATTTCCGTGCTACAGTACATGCGCTTAGTGAACCATGCAGAATGCTAATAATATTTATGAGGATAATCTCAGGCTATTGAAATTTAGTTCTATCTTATTAATGTGGTTCTAAGTTACTTTTTGTGAGAGCCTTAATTTGGATCTTGTTACAGGAATTGAACCCTGGACATTCCAACAACATATCGGTGAGGCTGTATTTGTTCCTGCTGGCTGCCCATTCCAAGTGAAAAATCTCCAGGTGTGATTCTTCCGTTCCTCGTATTTGCCCTTTTATTGTCCttaaatatttttgtttgcttTGTAAGTGATCATTTAGAATATGCAACCTAAATATGTGAAGATTTTGGATAAAGCATAATTTTTGCTCCATCAAATTCTTACCATGGTACTCCAAACACTAATTATGTGCTCATACTTCCCTTCTCTGTATGGTCAAAAGCTTTCTTCTATGAATAAAGAATGTGCTGATGTGAATGTCGATTTGGGTAAACAATCTCTATGGCGGTTAAAAATTGGGCAAATGaactataaaaaacaaaaaatgcaGGGTTTTCATATAATCATATGTTTAATTATCTAGTGATTTGGATGTAGACATACCAAAAGAATAAATACAGATAGAAAATAGATGCTGGGAGGCATCGATGCTTAGGGAGCACATGATAATTGCACATGGTGTTGATTCTCTCTCACTGGAGAGTTAaatcttctcttttttcttcaaaatgttTCAGTCTACGGTTCAATTGGCTCTTGATTTCCTGTCACCGGAAAGTTTGGGGGAGTCGGCCCGAATGGCCCAGGAGATTCGCTGCCTACCAAATGATCATGATGCAAAACTGAAGATGCTCGAGGTACCTGACTAGTACTAATCTGGTTATAAGTTGACTTCATGCCTAACTTTCTTAGGTTTTGGAGAACCTGAAAAAAGTTTTGTCCCTGTACAGATTGGAAAAATCTCTTTATATGCAGCTAGTTCTGCTGTCAGAGAAATTCAGAGAATAACCCTCGATCCCAAGTAAGTGGATTATTTCTTGGAGTATTAGAGAAAGTTTCACCTGTTGTGTTCATTTCTTTATGCATTGCCTGCCAGCTTGGAATTATATCTTGAGCACCGTCATCAAATTATTAAAACTTTGAACTATAACATCTCGAACAACTTTGCTATTTACCCGTACAAATTATAATCAGTTTCCTTCGCATTTTCTCAGGTTTAATCTAGACCTTAAATTCGAGGATCAGAATCTAACTCAGGCGGTTTCTGAGAACTTGGCTAGAGTCACCAAACAACGGAATGTACCATGCAGCTGAGATACTCCATTTAAATTAGATATAGCAATTGTACATGTATTACATGGTGTCATATGAAAGGAACACAATGACACATTCTAATTGTTATCAGATAGCATAAGCCCTCACCTGTATATTGGAATTGGACTAGGACTAACGGCTGAGCTCATGTAAACAGAATAAACGTGGAGCAATTATTTAGCATTAGATTGTCAGAATGAGATTTACTGGGTTGCTTAGAGACTGTCACTTTGATACAACTAATTCTTCTGCCGCTTCTGGGAGAAATTTTACATCTGTTGACTGTTATTAAGTAACTTTGCTTAACATGTTGAACTTGTTACAGTGAGCAATCTGTATTCTGGAGATTGGCACTGTTTTATCATGGTGAATGTGCATTTTCTCGAAAGAGAACTAGTCTCCTTCCATTGCAGATGAACTAGCTTacgaagtactccctccgtcccataatataagggattttgagtttttgcttgtcctgtttgaccactcaccttattaaaaaaatttgtgcaaatataaaaaacgaaaagttgtgcttaaagtactttggataataaagcaagtcacaaaaaaaataaataactctaaaattttttgaataagacgagtgatcaaagagtacagataaaaactcaaaatcccttatattatgggacggagggagtagtgcatTTGTGTGACTCCAACCATCTTGTTGCTAGTGATAATAAGTTTTGAAAGAAGTGTTGTTTTAAGAGATACTATGTTTGTTGAGTAATTTTCAACGTAATTTCTTTTTAGCGTTAGtttttaagtcgctacgaaTAAATACGTAAAAAAGTTatctatattttaattttattctctaataagaCATTCTGGCTTATTAGTTAATATGGGCAAAGGCTCTAACCATTGGCAAAATTTAACATTTAAAACTTAACTTTGGAGATAATTTTATGATGTTTTCaatgaaatatattttattgtatTGGCTTTTAAGTTGCTTAGGACTCATCTCTactgttataaaaattgaaggtttttaccggtactttggtacgtcattcgtGTATAAGTATGTTATTTTGTGTTAttatgtatgagtcggtttttaatgtcgttcgcttttggaaatatagaagaacacatataagaaatctctttaaataaacttgcatgctaacttgagacgatcaaaCTCCTAACTATAAGTCatgtttttctaaaaatatatatatccaagtgaattcccacagtgaattttaccttaactaaaccataataacaataataagattaccGTTGCATTGCATGGGCATATTTTTCtagtaaatactccctccgtcagaTTTTGGAGTAATGTGATACTATaacctaatacaacgaatctggataggctcatcgtctagattcatagtactaagtTATGTCATATCCCTCTAAaaccccttatattatgagacggagggaatataaattaaattgtttttGTCCTAATAATTTGTGTAGCTTGTAATCACCTCATGGCCAATCGATGATTGTTAAGTCTCGTGGTAATTTCAGACACAAGTTTGAACGGTTTTGCTATTTTACTTGTGACATATTTTTAGGCTCTTGTCTTTCACTTTTTAGTTCATAGGATCTTGCATCTTGTATATCTTTTTAATTACACATGGTTACAGAGTTATATTGTACTTATATTGAGTTGTAGTGCACTTGCACTCAATTACAGTGCACAAAAAATAGATGTTGGAATTAATGTTTTTCTctaaatttatgatttttttgacacgattgtctctttttttaaaaaaattcatttaAAACAGGCTATATCCCTTGGTTGAAAATTTTGCAAGATTCAAAACTataaatttgtccaaaaatcattagTTAATTCCAGTTTGATTTgtaaaatcatgtttttcagCGATGAACTTCTTCTTGTTCTACTActacattttttattattacgATGGACATGGCGtgaaatcttgtaaaattttatgaaaaaggTACAAGTAGTGTCCACAAGTGAAAAGAAATCGTTGAAACTGAGAAAAATTTCGTCAATATTTTGAAATTctgctatatttttttctaaaaaaaagtttgaccaGTTAACCTAGCggttcaaaattttgaaattttgtgaaaaatgtAATAGTACTAGCAATTTAGGCAATTGACGAAGCTTGGGACAGGAGCAGGGTTTACATTACTGGTTGACCACTAAATTTCGAGCACTATTAGTATCGCGGTTTCCAATAAATTTCGATCAGATTTCGATAAATTTTGATTGAATTTCAATCAAATCTACTGTTTAACCCTCAAAATTTCAATCGAAACTTAATTCCGAGCATGTCGCTCGCACGCCACCCCCGAAGAATCTGGAGAGATCAGCCTTCGCTTCCCCCCGAACGCCGATGGGCTTCCGCCtcgcccacctcgccgcctGCGTGGCccgcgccgcggcctcctcctcccgcctccgGGGGCcacgccccgccgcctccgcgctcgtcgcccctctcctcgcctcgccgtgggagccgagcggcggcggccagccgcACTGGCTCGTCCCCTCCCGCGGCCACGTGGGccactcccaccaccaccaccacggcgagGAGGTGGGGGGCGAGGCGTCGGAGAGGATCTTCCGGCTGGGGCTCGCGGCCGACGTCGTCCTCACCGTCGGGAAGGCCGTCACCGGCTACCTCTCCGGCAGCACCGcgatcgccgccgacgccgctcacTCCCTCTCCGACATTGTGCGTTGCCTGAGCCCTGATGACAAAATCGGTGCTCCTTTTcggcttgatttttttttttggtgctgaTTGTGCAGGGTTTTTTTGAGATGTGCAGGTGCTGAGCGGGGTGGCTCTGCTGTCGTACAAGGCGGCCAAGGCTCCCAGAGACAAGGAGCATCCGTATGGTCAGTCTCCCAATTCTCTTCTACTCTGTGATCCTCGTTTGTATACGGATGTGATTCTTGGCTATGGTGGCAGGACTGATACTTAGGTAAATGTCATGCATTGTTCTAAGCTCGTGGCAAACCGAGGGTCCAATAGATACTAATTATCTAATTATTGACTGATATACTAATTAATATGATGTAAATTAACTAGAATTGAATAATCTACCTGGGGACCTCTGACCCCAGGAATTACTATGTAGTAACGCCACTTCTAAGAGGCATCTGTCTACCAATTTATGGGAGTTTTGCAattagttaactgatatactgaCTGACAAGACGACAATCTCCTGTTCCCACTTCCTTTGTTGACATAGGCAGTTTACTTGCATTCATAATGGAATTGCAGAAACTTAGCTCCACTAGAACATAGGCTGTTACTAGGGTCATGTTTTATGTGTTAAAACTGTTAAGAATAGTCAAGGCTCATATATGATGATTAGCCtactttttgaaagaaaaaaaaaagaatatgaagGGAGCTGAAATCCGTCAGTTGTTTACAGTATGGAAGCTATTACTACATGTGCTTGTGCGTTATTGCAGCCACATGCATGTTCATGTGTGCAACAAGATATAAATGCTAGAAAAGTTAGTAAGGGCATTTTCTTACTGATTCTCATGTTTTTTCTAAGCTACCTGAATTGCTTGCGTTATAATAATTATTAAAGTCTACATAGAACAGCCTCCATGCCTATTTGATTTATTGTCTTGTTTGATTGCGCTAAAAGTGTTGAAGATTCCATGTCTTATTTTGCTTCCCTTCCAGGTCATGGAAAGTTTGAGAGTTTAGGAGCTCTTGGAATTTCAAGTATGTTATTAGTTACTGCAGGTGGGATTGCCTGGCATGCTTTTGACGTTCTTCAGGTCTATTACTACTCAATGTCACAATGTCAAGAACACTAAATTTATGTTTTTCAGTGATGTTGTCCttttttcttatataatttCTGTTTTTGTAAATTAGTGTTTGGTCCCTGATGACATATACTCCCATCATACATAATTACACATGGACTTCACATGTTGAAGTTTGTTTATTTCAGGGAGTTATGTCTTCTGCTCCAGATATTATTGGCAATGTATCGCATGCTCATCATAGCCATGGTAGCAGTGGGCATCACCATGGAATAGATTTGGAACATCCAATCCTTGCATTGAGTGTGACAGCTTTTGCAATATCTGTCAAAGAAGGGTAAGTGAGTGTTTTCTACTGTACTCAT
Coding sequences:
- the LOC4332818 gene encoding E3 ubiquitin-protein ligase JMJ24 isoform X1, with the translated sequence MEAAAAAAAVPEELRCKRSDGKQWRCSAPSMPDKTVCEKHYVQAKKRAASSALRASLRRSSASASAARGTTPPARMAVARPIYGRVAGEPVYVAEPALPPPPPPPRRRQPVHGLPMGNAAGARTAAELVGRGSAGLVACSSAAGAAAAATCHQCRRVANTICCTSCDRRGYCTNCISRWYSDIPIDDVRKVCPACRGICNCRVCLLGDNVIKARVQEISAVDKLEYLHSILASVLPVLKQIYSDQCFEIGVDTKAYGLRTDIIRAKVNPDEQMCCDFCKVPVFDYHRHCPRCLYDLCLDCCRDIRRSRTSVARGEYAEGRVVDRSKDTSNKRARMEPSAESANDKSVPQRRDIKNIDIRSLFPTWRVNNDGSITCGPHEAGGCGSSKLVLRRIFKINWISKLVKNSEEMVNGCKVHVLENGCSSCNDGRTLELTGHRNFGVSTCSNNGGIDRFCVFSPVLEDLKSEGIIHFRKHWIKGEPVVIRNAFEPSLSSSWDPLNIWRGIQEIMDEEVDDDVIVKAVDCSNQAEVDIELKQFIKGYSDGHKGEDGELMMLKLKEWPPPSVLEEFLLCQRPEFIVNFPLVDFIHSRWGLLNLSAKLPPDTLQPEVGLKLLIAYGRHQEAGKGDSVTNLMINMADVVHMLMHTAKGHDVCPKRLQPERSEKIANGMTMHVNAHAPVQNLNVDMGEQSPDHVSSKFDERAHASALRLQEKSSDAKLNCGFEGSSTELSCSSHSEEPKVNGSERSQAGSVWDVFRRQDISKLNEYLTANWEELAASSQVALSVMTSQFFMTDIVDISLRKLFHDYLFLLQVKNPIYEQSIYLNKYHKRILKDQYGIEPWTFQQHIGEAVFVPAGCPFQVKNLQSTVQLALDFLSPESLGESARMAQEIRCLPNDHDAKLKMLEIGKISLYAASSAVREIQRITLDPKFNLDLKFEDQNLTQAVSENLARVTKQRNVPCS
- the LOC4332818 gene encoding E3 ubiquitin-protein ligase JMJ24 isoform X3 — encoded protein: MLPARAPRRSWSGGARRGWLPAARRRGRQRPQPAISAGGSLIPFVVQAATEGGTAPTASRDEVQSSPCLLKANFSPSAHSKSPNAKAMAIRTPQTYHMKYSLQSQKNCPRWKCEAKLLKIDQDILVIIWPDFIYLAIWILLDHYMHYVVLHFFNVTMNCRYSDIPIDDVRKVCPACRGICNCRVCLLGDNVIKARVQEISAVDKLEYLHSILASVLPVLKQIYSDQCFEIGVDTKAYGLRTDIIRAKVNPDEQMCCDFCKVPVFDYHRHCPRCLYDLCLDCCRDIRRSRTSVARGEYAEGRVVDRSKDTSNKRARMEPSAESANDKSVPQRRDIKNIDIRSLFPTWRVNNDGSITCGPHEAGGCGSSKLVLRRIFKINWISKLVKNSEEMVNGCKVHVLENGCSSCNDGRTLELTGHRNFGVSTCSNNGGIDRFCVFSPVLEDLKSEGIIHFRKHWIKGEPVVIRNAFEPSLSSSWDPLNIWRGIQEIMDEEVDDDVIVKAVDCSNQAEVDIELKQFIKGYSDGHKGEDGELMMLKLKEWPPPSVLEEFLLCQRPEFIVNFPLVDFIHSRWGLLNLSAKLPPDTLQPEVGLKLLIAYGRHQEAGKGDSVTNLMINMADVVHMLMHTAKGHDVCPKRLQPERSEKIANGMTMHVNAHAPVQNLNVDMGEQSPDHVSSKFDERAHASALRLQEKSSDAKLNCGFEGSSTELSCSSHSEEPKVNGSERSQAGSVWDVFRRQDISKLNEYLTANWEELAASSQVKNPIYEQSIYLNKYHKRILKDQYGIEPWTFQQHIGEAVFVPAGCPFQVKNLQSTVQLALDFLSPESLGESARMAQEIRCLPNDHDAKLKMLEIGKISLYAASSAVREIQRITLDPKFNLDLKFEDQNLTQAVSENLARVTKQRNVPCS
- the LOC4332818 gene encoding E3 ubiquitin-protein ligase JMJ24 isoform X2, whose product is MEAAAAAAAVPEELRCKRSDGKQWRCSAPSMPDKTVCEKHYVQAKKRAASSALRASLRRSSASASAARGTTPPARMAVARPIYGRVAGEPVYVAEPALPPPPPPPRRRQPVHGLPMGNAAGARTAAELVGRGSAGLVACSSAAGAAAAATCHQCRRVANTICCTSCDRRGYCTNCISRWYSDIPIDDVRKVCPACRGICNCRVCLLGDNVIKARVQEISAVDKLEYLHSILASVLPVLKQIYSDQCFEIGVDTKAYGLRTDIIRAKVNPDEQMCCDFCKVPVFDYHRHCPRCLYDLCLDCCRDIRRSRTSVARGEYAEGRVVDRSKDTSNKRARMEPSAESANDKSVPQRRDIKNIDIRSLFPTWRVNNDGSITCGPHEAGGCGSSKLVLRRIFKINWISKLVKNSEEMVNGCKVHVLENGCSSCNDGRTLELTGHRNFGVSTCSNNGGIDRFCVFSPVLEDLKSEGIIHFRKHWIKGEPVVIRNAFEPSLSSSWDPLNIWRGIQEIMDEEVDDDVIVKAVDCSNQAEVDIELKQFIKGYSDGHKGEDGELMMLKLKEWPPPSVLEEFLLCQRPEFIVNFPLVDFIHSRWGLLNLSAKLPPDTLQPEVGLKLLIAYGRHQEAGKGDSVTNLMINMADVVHMLMHTAKGHDVCPKRLQPERSEKIANGMTMHVNAHAPVQNLNVDMGEQSPDHVSSKFDERAHASALRLQEKSSDAKLNCGFEGSSTELSCSSHSEEPKVNGSERSQAGSVWDVFRRQDISKLNEYLTANWEELAASSQVKNPIYEQSIYLNKYHKRILKDQYGIEPWTFQQHIGEAVFVPAGCPFQVKNLQSTVQLALDFLSPESLGESARMAQEIRCLPNDHDAKLKMLEIGKISLYAASSAVREIQRITLDPKFNLDLKFEDQNLTQAVSENLARVTKQRNVPCS